tatatatatatatatatatatatatatatatatatatatatatatatatatatatatatatatatccacataCATTTGGACATGTATATTTAAACTTAGATATCTCTCAAAGTAgggccaaaagacataaatatatCTGAAACATatttgagggtattacataagCGGGCTGGTAACTGGCATTGTCTTTGTGGGTGACTAGATGACTCTACAAGACAAGTCCACATAGTAGAAGATAAAGGATCTCTAGTTGGTTTCataaattgttctttttgttgACTGTAAGAACTCTTATCTACAACATATGGAGGCCTATATGACAGTTGTGGTGATGTCTTTGGCTTTTTACTTGTCTAATCCTAAACACCTTGCGTATCAAAAGTGACATCTCTGCTAACAATCACCTTCCCTATATTCGAATTAAACAACTTATACATTTTTGTCTCATGACTGTAACcaataaaaacacatttttctGCCTTATCATCAACTTCTTCTTGAGAGCATTTGGAACACGTGCATAGGCAAGACAACCAAATACCTTTAAATGAGAAATATTTGGCTTTTTACTTGACCAAACATGTTGTGGTGTTTTCCTATAATTGCACCTCGTAGGACACCTGTTCAAAACATAAACCTGAAACCCTTTAAGCATATTTTCAGGTTGCATCATGGACCTCACCATGTCCATCAtagttctattttttctcttagcCATAACATTCTGCTAAGAAGTATATTTAGCTGTCAATTGATGTttaattccatttttctttaaaaaaataatcacaaataGTAAATTCAGTGCCTCTATCAAtcctcaaaattttaattgagtgCCCACTTTGCTTCTCCAtatagtatttaaaacttttaaacacATCACATGCAtcagatttattttttagaaaatacacCTAAGTCTTCCTGctataatcatcaataaaaagtaacaaaatattttttaccaccATTGGAAATATCCTCAACTGAACACAAgtctaaataaattaattcccaTGGTCTATTAACTCTCAAAGCCTTTCCTTTTGGAAAAGGATCTCTGTGTTTCTTTCCCAAAATATAAGACTCACACTGCTTGTCAAGAAAAGTAATAGAAGGCAGCCTAGAAACTAAATTTTTCTAGGAAGAAAACTCAACCTCCCAAAATTCAAGTGCCTAAAACTTAAATGCCACACCCAAGTATCATCAAAAGTTACAAAACTAAAACAAGGTAAATCACCACAATTAAGGGAAATAAGCCATAGACGACTATTATTCATATTTACCTTTGCAATTAGTCTCAACTTATCATCCTTAAATGTACAAATGCCAAACTCCAACAcactttaaaaattctttcaTCTGTAAACGCCACATCTCAAATTTACTTTTtccattaaaaacaaaaacccaacATGATTGTAAGACATGagaattttccatttttcaagCTTGTTGTAAGACCCCATCAAACCCTAATGCCAATTTGAAAGGAGTCAAAGTATTGgctaagaaaaataataaaatcaaaagaacAAAGATGTTTACTAGAAAAACAAATCTAGGAGGCAaaaccttttaattttcaattcattgcGTAGAACCATCAcagaacaattaaaaaaaaaattacacaaccCTAGCCACAAAGTTtacataaaaaagaagaaaccaaCCAATTAAAACTAACTTAAGGACTATAATTATGTGAAAATAGacctacaaaaacaaaataaatacactaacaaaaattggtttaattctcacattttttcatgtttaatttatttttaaaatatttattttttataatttgtttgggattattatttcaatttttttccacCAAGAGCGTTTTATAAGACTTTTATTaaagtttcaaatattttaatttttcttaaattttataatagtttGTGATATTTgcacaattcaattttttttctaaagtttaGCACATAAAAAGACTGTTTTATCCTTTGTTGATTAAAGCAATATAGACTGAATAGATTGTTCTTGATACTTTGTGATAATTGATAGGTACACATCAATTAttaaaaggctaaaagacttctCACCAACCCCAGGTTTGAAGTAATTCAAATACtcaccaactttcaaaaacttaagtttcacttataaattaaattctattaaaatttttagttatgattaagagtaaaatcatcattttaataataatattaaaaggggccaaaaaaatattttccacctAATTTTTAgtctaatataaaaaacataccTGCGATAgttgaaaaatccaaatactcaCGTAAGAGATaacatttgttaaaaattttcttttagaggaagggtaaaattgttattttatcgttaaaccctaaaactctaaaactttatatcattttccctcatTTGTTTGggaaaataacatatttttccATGATTAGGTTtcaaaaagtgacattttccccctttttaaatttcttgacAAACAATGGTGGCTCTCTCCCTCTAACTCTTTCTCTCTGTTCGAAGCCCTCTCTTTCTAGTTGGGTTTCATTTGGACGACAAGATGTCTTCCAAAAGACAATGCATCCAAATTAAGGGTAGACACCAGAGATGACAAACCCTTGGTCTGGATACATTGTTGTCATCTAGACAATGACTATTCATTAAGATGATACCTTCATCATCCAAAAGAGGGGGCTCGTCTAGATTCTTTGAATCCATATGAAACCTAACTAGAGAGAGAAGGCTTTGAAGGAAAGAAGACACCGAAGGGAGAGCTATCATTGGGAGGGAGAAAGTTGTCATCATTCATGAAAAAATCATCGAGAAATTTGAAAGGTGGGGAAGGGGGGaaatttcacttttcaaaacttaatcattagggaaaatgttagttttccaaatcaaaagcggaaaataataaaaacttttggggtttagtgataaaataaagattttacccttctctttaatagaaaattttaacagaagttaatccatgagtgagtatttgaaattttcaactgACATGAATATGTTTTTGAGATTGTATTAAAACTTAAGTGGAAAATACccctttggcctaataaaaaatatattattttatctcatttctccctcaaaattttaaaaactaaaatcttCACCTTTGCCTAGACacttctagttttgaaaatgactatttccctcCACatctaggttttttttcttccttctctggccactACTCATCTCTAGCAACTCTTCCTTTTTCCTCCATTTAGCCGATCGTCTCTCACTGTCGAAATGGTTTGCTAGCGGACAAGGTGCAACAAAGAGATCCCTCTCTTTGTCAAATGGTGTGATcaagagatgaagatctctttatCTTCATCGCACGGTGCAACGAAAAGATCTTCGTCTATAGATCTCTTTATTGCACCTCATGCGCCGACCAACCATTTTGACAGTGAGACAAGACCAGCCGAACGAAGGAAAAAGAAGGAGTCGTTGGAGATCAATGGTGGCcagaaaggcaaaaaaaaaaaaaaaacttaggtgTAAAGggaaaatagtcacttttcaaaactaaaatgtttatataagagtgagattgttagtttttaaaatcttgaaggaaaaataagataaaattatatattttttaataatataattatatattttttaataatattattaaaatgatgatttttctttaactataatcgaaaattttaacataatttagtttattggtgaaactttgattttttaaaaagtaatggGTATGAgttttaaattacattaaatcttgggtgggaacaagtgttttggccttattaaaaatatatagtttgacACCGCGCTAAAAGAATGCCCTACTAATATTACGATCTCATCAATCTTCACTATAATGAGGCCTTTGAGGTAGAAGTACGTTTGCATCACCCTTACTGATCAAGTACCCGCTTCTACAATcaaccaaaattaacaaaatcaaaataaataagtaaatttaaaatcaacaaatcCAAAGTCGAGAGGAATATTTCTGATTCTAGAACGCATTCAAGAGAGGTTGATCaagtttttgttaatattttatgtgattggatctatttgtttttttgagACAAATAGAGTCACGCATTTGCTTGTAAAATAActatgagcaatattatacatgtttattttggatatacacttatgtgtgttatcatgtgattaaacaTTACTTTATAAGTGACTAATTATGAGACATTCAATGGTAATCAATATACTACTCTACAAGCATTCATGTTTATATAAAAGTAGctaaattttcagaaatttcaTTACAAACATGAAATTAAGGTGGTCAAAAGCAGGAGATGCTACCTACTTGTTTAATTAAAGAAGGTTATACTCTTAAAATAGCACAATGCAGCAATGAGATTAATAGTATTTGATTGGAAGTCAAATGGTAAGTAGAGTAAGGGCACATGAAACACCAAGCCaaattgataaattcaaatGGGTACCTGGCTATGCGAAATTTTGCTTCTTGAAAGCAAACACAACAACAAGAAGGACAAAGACTAGCGGGAAAAGCGATGGGCTGTAACTGTTCTTCACTCTTGCAACAGCTAGAATATATTGAATGAACAAAGTAACTAACTGGAGCACAGAGAAGGCAACCTCCACCCACGCAAGTTCCCTCACAGGTTTTTGTCTATATGCTGCAGTTCTTCTTTTCCTGATAAAAGCATGTATGGTTATAATAAAACCAAAGGCTGACAAGACAAATGcagcaagaagaaaattctttttgctttttccatATACATCAAACACCACTGATATTGCCTCCATGACAAGGAAAAACACAGAAAGGAACCTCCAACCCTGTGATTCAGATTTAGACCTCAAATCCTGCGATTCATATTGAAATTCAGTGATTGACAAATCCAAAACCCCCAAATCCCTATATTGAAATTCAGGCCTCCAAACAAGTGATTGACAATCCCAACACTGTGATTCAGACTCAGGCATCCAAAGCTGTGATTCAGATTCAGAGATTAAGGTTACATATAACTTATacagcaataaaactatatataattaagagcaTCTTAATTTCTCAATTCATTAATCAATGAAATTACTAAATTTCTCATAATTAACCAGTTGCTTCCTTCAGTAATTGGTATATCTCAATCATCAAACACTCCAATATCTAAGAAAGAGAAGTTGTgccatatatattttctatcttCTTCTAATATTGGAAGAAATTCATTTTAGAGAAGTTGTGCTATATTTTCCCACTTTCGCCAAACATAATTAACCAAGTAAGAACCTTCAAATTAACTTGAAAGTTAATTGAATACAACATGGGCAACGGTTGTTTAGCCTATATCAGTAACGTGTGTGATCCCTATAATGCATAAACCATTTGACCCAACATATGAtaattttcttaacattttatatgttatACCAACCAGTTCATATTTAGGAGACATATCTCGCAATCTCTTCACAATATCTTCAACGATTTCCTTTAACAGTTGGGAATCGGTCctatcaataataacaaaaggAAACAAAAGTGAGGATTAAGTTGATCACAAAGAGACAAAGACAGCATAATTCTTATTCCAATAGGCACGAAAACATTTCctaaaaaattctattttcaaCGTTATTGaccaaaagtaattaaaaattatatttcatgtcTTAACGATGCCAATAAACCGCTTCAGGTATTCCTTACCTCAATGATCAAGTAGAACCAATAgtgtttcaatttaataaatttaactctAAAATTTGTAGCTTCAAAGtacttaccaaaaaagaaaaacaagattaTTACCTAGAaacattgacaaaaaaatttacagttaCCAATATTTCTTTGAATCATAACCATGTAGGTTGGCTGCATCCCTCAAAGCAGTTCTCCATCTCAACAACATCTCTGAATCATCCATAAAACACTTTTCAAGCTCAGCAAACGCTTTTCCAAAATCCCCAGTTTGATTCCTGACATCAGATGGATCTACTTCATGGAAGACTGGTATTACGATCTGATCATACGTGTTCTTACATTCAACAATCTTTTCAAGTTCTTTGAGACACCATACGGAGGAAGCGTAgcctttagagaaaatgataaccgAGATCTTTGAATGTTCAATTGCCCTCAAAAGAGAGGgagaaatttcttctcctctaTAAAgataatcatcaatgaaagttttaatctttttctgaCTAAAGGCTTCATATAGATGGCTGACAATGTTTGTTCGGGTGTCCACACCACGGAAACTAAGGAAAATGTCGTACTCTAGTTTAGGAGTgatggaagaaaaagaaaaggaagccaTTAACTGCTCCAAGTGATGAGACGTCCTTTGCATAAACAAGGAAGGCTAAACTAAAACATCAGCTGATTGAGTAATTGTACTATATCCCACAATATCTAAgtctttttcatctcttttccgGGAAGATGGCctgcctttttttttatcaatgaaaaGCAGGAGGTCAAAATCTAATCTCAAACTGACTCGGTCTATTCTGTAGAATTTCATCAATGAAATCTCTTTCCAACAAATGCACCCCAGTGAAAGCTTTATAAAAGATGTTACATTCTAGTTGTTCAAAGTTCCTCGGcctcctttcttttttcttttttttgcctctctctctctctctctctattgcTAGCGTGCAAGGGGCACCTAAACAGCCGTAAAAAAAAGGGCGCATTATAGCCACCCAACCCACCTTACTCGGAGAggtttaatttgtgtttttacCCTGTACCTGCTGGTGAACCTATCACAGACTTAAATCTCATTTCCATTCAAATTCAACGAACCAAACCTCTCCGTCTTtctaaactttctttttcttctttgctctATCTGGTTACTGGAAGATGCCTTGTCTTTCCTTTTTTTGACTTGGACTTTTGGAACCATGAACATTATTCTTAGGGGTGATTCAGGCGGGTCGATCCCAAACACCcttggtttgagtttggtttgaataaaaaatggtttggtttgagtttgatcGGAACTcgtcaaataaaaattaagtttagttcaaattctgttcagataaaaaataattcagttcAGTTTGGTTCacatttgactcaaattaatgatttgaattcataatttgatttagtttgaatataaaactcaaatttataatttgaattcgtgatttattaatacaataatgttatttttatatggaTATGACAAAAGATAGGCggcctaaaattttataaactctcAGTAATATTTCACAAGggttataatttgaattcatatttttatgcaTGCACCAAAATATTTGTTGAAATTATGTGAAGTGCATATTTGTCTTGCTGCAAGAAGCTGTCATAATagctttcatttttttcagCAATGCACTTCTCCATATTTCTAATGGAGAAATTGTGTCTATTGTCAGGCATTAGTTTATGATTCCCTTGTGATTTGATTACTGTATCTAGTACTCGAGTCTGAAcctgaaattttatttcttgtttgtatataatttaattaacttaTTCAGCTTCTCTCTTTACTGTTGTATAAGTTACTGAAGTACATTTTCCAGTACTGAATGATTGCACCATAGAGTTTGATCTCTCTACTTGTACTGCAAGCTCTGCTTTCTCCATCTTTGTAATTACTTATGCCATCCATTTCCTCCTTTCGTGTTATTAACCTTATCTGTTGAAATCatattcaagaaaaataatatgctTCCTCTTCTGAATTCATCTGCTTCATGTTTATCAGATATGGATTTTATGGAGATGTGATCACTGAGAGTGAAAAATATCGCTGGATGGACCCTAAGAGATATGATTATGCGGGAACTAAAGTATTTATGAGACAGAGGTATGCTCCTAGTGAATCTGTATTTCTTAATGAGTCACTACAACAAAAGAACCAGTTATCTTATTGCTATGTGTTTTTTAGGTCTTTCTTTAAATAGCCCATTTTCAAGCTctcatgattttttcttttttccttttaggcCATATGAAGCTGAGGTAGCTTACCTTGATGTTGAATCAGGAAAGACACATGCAGTCCCTGATAGGGGCCTTCGATTTGGTAGATTACAGACTTCAGGGAGTCGAAATAAATCTGAGAGAGTGACTTGTCGTACGAATTGCAACATCTGCAACAAAAAGTCAAGTCATTCAATGCCTCACTCCTGTCCTAAAGAAACAAGATGGTTGCGATCCAAAGGACGTTTTCTTAGTGTTGGTGCTGCCATAATCTCAAACCGTAATGAAAGAGCACCTGATGGTTTGGTGGTTGATGCACACCTTTCAGATGGCCTATTGCATCTGATATTGATTAAAGACTGTCCTCATACGTTATATTTATGGTAAAATTAGGCCTTTCTCTTTCTAGCCTTACATTTAGCTTTATTATAAACTCTTGGATTCCTTCTTCAAATgccattttctattttttaatatattaggggtgttttcacttttattaatgataatagaGTTGTTTCTTAAGTGGTAATCAGTGACCTGCAAATCTTAGGAAGTCTTTTGCATACTTGGATAAGAAATAATTGTTGAACTGTTGTGCTATGTCTCCCGGATATTTTAATGATGTCACAGACtctgttttaagatttaaaaacttCATCCATCTACTGGTAATCTGGCATTAATTTCTTGTCAATTATCTGAATATTATGACGAATGATGCCTACAGGCACTTGACTGAGCTTGCGAGGAAAGGTGGAAACCCCCTTAACTTTGAGTTCGTGGAACAACACAAGGTACAAtttcttaaaatcttttatGTTTCTTGTTCTTCCGGAATAACCATGATCTAATTCCTATATTTTGTACAGACTCCAGCTTTCACATTTACTTCTTCTGGAAATGATAGTGTCTGGAATATAGATGGCGAGCTCTTTCGAGCACACCAACTCTCTGCTCAAGTATTCCAAGGCCTTATTAGCTTATTTGCATCTGGTCCCGAAGTTTAGTAGACAACCATCTGTGAGAGTCTCTGCAAAGAATCTCAAACCTTTGTACAACACTTAGCTAATTTCAATTGATTTAGTATTTGTAACATATCCAGACTGAGAGGCTTCTGAAAATTGGCCTTATTTAAATGGTCTTTAGTTTTAGCCACTCTGTGTCATTGTTGGCTAGAAGGGTTAAGATTGTTCTAGGATTAaggctagattcgagccgagctcaagcttggtTCAATTTGTGTGGAattgaactcgagctcaagctcaagcttgtcGAGTTTGCTTCAAATAAGCTCAAGCTAGGCTTGTTTCAAAATAGTCAACTTCAAGTTTGGTTTGAGCTCAATTTGAGTTCGAAATTTTAACTAgctcattattaaaatgactttattttaatatatactagttaaaacaatatcgttttgttttaaaatttttagctgATGAGTTTGACAAGTTAAACACTCCAaaactcgagcttgagtttgaaaatattga
The genomic region above belongs to Mangifera indica cultivar Alphonso chromosome 15, CATAS_Mindica_2.1, whole genome shotgun sequence and contains:
- the LOC123197767 gene encoding disease resistance protein RPS6-like, whose protein sequence is MQRTSHHLEQLMASFSFSSITPKLEYDIFLSFRGVDTRTNIVSHLYEAFSQKKIKTFIDDYLYRGEEISPSLLRAIEHSKISVIIFSKGYASSVWCLKELEKIVECKNTYDQIVIPVFHEVDPSDVRNQTGDFGKAFAELEKCFMDDSEMLLRWRTALRDAANLHGYDSKKYWTDSQLLKEIVEDIVKRLRDMSPKYELLWMPESESQCWDCQSLVWRPEFQYRDLGVLDLSITEFQYESQDLRSKSESQGWRFLSVFFLVMEAISVVFDVYGKSKKNFLLAAFVLSAFGFIITIHAFIRKRRTAAYRQKPVRELAWVEVAFSVLQLVTLFIQYILAVARVKNSYSPSLFPLVFVLLVVVFAFKKQNFA
- the LOC123198072 gene encoding ceramide kinase-like, which produces MFIRYGFYGDVITESEKYRWMDPKRYDYAGTKVFMRQRPYEAEVAYLDVESGKTHAVPDRGLRFGRLQTSGSRNKSERVTCRTNCNICNKKSSHSMPHSCPKETRWLRSKGRFLSVGAAIISNRNERAPDGLVVDAHLSDGLLHLILIKDCPHTLYLWHLTELARKGGNPLNFEFVEQHKTPAFTFTSSGNDSVWNIDGELFRAHQLSAQVFQGLISLFASGPEV